The following coding sequences lie in one Vibrio splendidus genomic window:
- a CDS encoding anaerobic sulfatase maturase, with the protein MNTSTYPFSLFIKAEGAQCNLDCSYCYYLNRQDGDKRSSMSLDMMKQIVGAHIDAQPMKDQQVDFIWHGGEPMLRGLDFYEAAMKAQASKAAKKRVVNTMQTNGTMINDRWASFFAKHNFMMGISIDGPNILNDIARIDKNGESSFERTMRGVSYLKKHNVDFNTLTVVNNKTYKHGKTIYQFLVENGSGYMQFQPCIDHELDRRTGHDWSLTGEQWGQFLCDLFDAWSANDVGKVYIQFFENCLMVLMGYQSQMCHHSATCGQQLMVEHDGNVYSCDHYGYQDHQLGTMNSDKLATMASSPEQIAFGTNKYHELNSTCRRCDFVELCQGGCPKNRIATTEDGSPMNHLCQGYEMFFCHALPKLLPMVEAMKKGYSPAYFPLF; encoded by the coding sequence ATCTACTTATCCTTTTAGCTTATTCATTAAAGCAGAAGGGGCTCAGTGCAATCTGGATTGTAGCTACTGCTATTATCTCAATAGACAAGATGGCGATAAAAGATCGTCAATGTCTTTGGACATGATGAAGCAAATTGTCGGTGCTCATATCGACGCGCAGCCAATGAAAGATCAGCAAGTGGACTTTATCTGGCATGGTGGCGAGCCTATGTTAAGAGGGCTTGATTTCTATGAAGCAGCGATGAAAGCGCAGGCAAGCAAAGCGGCGAAAAAGCGCGTCGTGAATACGATGCAGACCAATGGAACCATGATTAACGATCGTTGGGCGAGTTTCTTTGCTAAACATAATTTTATGATGGGCATCAGTATCGATGGCCCCAATATTCTGAATGACATCGCTCGGATCGACAAAAATGGCGAGTCGTCTTTTGAACGTACAATGCGTGGGGTGTCTTACCTTAAGAAGCACAATGTTGATTTTAATACGTTAACGGTCGTGAACAATAAAACCTACAAACACGGTAAAACGATTTATCAGTTTTTGGTTGAAAATGGCAGTGGTTACATGCAGTTTCAGCCTTGTATCGATCATGAGTTGGACAGGCGAACAGGGCACGACTGGTCGTTAACGGGAGAGCAATGGGGGCAATTTCTTTGCGACTTGTTTGATGCATGGAGCGCCAATGATGTCGGTAAAGTGTATATCCAGTTTTTTGAAAACTGTTTAATGGTGTTGATGGGTTACCAAAGCCAAATGTGTCATCACAGCGCGACTTGTGGGCAGCAATTAATGGTTGAGCATGACGGCAATGTTTACAGTTGTGACCATTATGGGTATCAAGATCATCAATTGGGCACCATGAACAGTGATAAGCTTGCGACTATGGCGAGCTCACCAGAACAAATAGCGTTTGGCACCAACAAATATCATGAGTTAAATAGCACTTGTCGACGTTGTGATTTTGTTGAACTTTGCCAAGGTGGTTGTCCTAAAAACAGAATAGCAACAACCGAAGATGGCAGTCCGATGAATCATTTGTGCCAAGGGTATGAGATGTTTTTTTGTCACGCATTACCCAAACTATTACCTATGGTAGAAGCGATGAAAAAAGGGTATTCGCCAGCGTACTTTCCACTTTTCTAA
- a CDS encoding LysR family transcriptional regulator produces MTKDLNLLRLILVLNETRQTVSAAKALNVSQPTISVMLRKLREQFDDELFVRDKARLEPTPKCLKLIETLPLLLEQLDNLYIPNDEWGLEDLRGEVQIMLPSPLLIPVGVPLIKKLTKEAPQVTFQCSPWLDNGVQSLETNRMCWGVSYLPMDVNKTLTERPVGFDKFMLVLRADHPIRGNSLEDILKYPLCINMIPGYIQPSKTEMLIKKYDLDKHIALRSNNMNLMLEVVKDSDFIYVTSSKCRYLLDHSYRCIDLPPELLKDTYRRELALFTHQANRNNPFTDWLQKEITSIIQS; encoded by the coding sequence ATGACCAAAGACCTAAACTTACTGCGGCTCATTTTGGTGCTTAATGAAACTCGTCAAACGGTGAGTGCAGCCAAAGCCTTGAACGTAAGTCAGCCGACGATCAGTGTCATGCTTCGTAAACTCAGAGAACAATTTGATGACGAGTTGTTTGTTAGAGATAAAGCAAGACTTGAGCCTACCCCAAAATGCTTGAAGCTTATCGAAACGTTGCCTCTGCTATTAGAGCAGCTAGATAACCTTTACATACCCAATGATGAGTGGGGGTTGGAAGATTTAAGAGGGGAGGTTCAAATCATGTTGCCTTCCCCGCTGTTGATCCCAGTGGGTGTGCCACTAATCAAAAAACTGACCAAAGAAGCGCCGCAAGTGACGTTCCAATGCTCACCTTGGTTAGATAACGGCGTCCAGTCTCTAGAGACCAACCGAATGTGTTGGGGTGTGAGCTATCTTCCTATGGACGTCAATAAAACCCTGACTGAACGCCCAGTTGGCTTTGATAAGTTCATGTTGGTGCTGAGAGCTGACCACCCAATTCGAGGTAATTCCCTTGAGGACATTCTGAAATACCCACTCTGTATCAATATGATCCCTGGTTACATTCAGCCGTCCAAGACGGAAATGTTGATCAAAAAATATGACTTAGATAAACACATTGCGCTCAGAAGCAACAATATGAACTTGATGCTAGAAGTCGTTAAGGACAGCGACTTCATCTATGTGACATCGTCGAAATGCCGCTATTTACTTGATCACTCTTATCGCTGTATCGATTTGCCGCCGGAGCTGTTGAAAGACACCTATCGTCGAGAGTTGGCACTGTTTACTCATCAAGCAAACCGCAATAACCCGTTCACGGATTGGCTTCAAAAAGAAATTACGTCGATTATTCAATCCTAG
- a CDS encoding sulfatase-like hydrolase/transferase, with protein MYKSFVKSALALSVLASVNVHAASQPNVVAIMLDDVSPTDLSAYHRGLGAVDTPNIDRIAERGMMVSDYYAQGSSTAGRSAFITGQYPFRTGLTSVGQPGSSLGLQKEDPTLAEMLKDKGYATVHVGKSHLGDNNSHLPTVHGFDEFFGFLYHLNVMEMPEQPEFPKDPNFRSRPRNVLHTVATDTVDMKEDPRFGVVGKQTIEDKGTLGAKRMQTIDGEFLEFATGWLDKHEAEKDEQPYFMWYNPTRMHQKTHVRPEYQGASQINTYYDGLIELDDQIGVLLDKLEDLGEIDNTIILFTSDNGVNLDHWPDSGSASFRGQKGTTWDGGFRVPMLVSWPDKIPQGEYTDGFMTSEDWVPTIMAAVGEGDIKQELLDGKELNGERYQVHLDGYNQLDMLTKGEPSQRHEFFFYNEQDLNAFRVDDWKVHLKTKTEWIAPPEEWPLGMLINIKADPYERSPDTRGWFLWMKEKSWVLPKLQKSAAEYQKSLKAFPPRQKAGGIGMADKSVVAD; from the coding sequence ATGTATAAGTCTTTTGTTAAATCCGCTCTGGCGCTCTCGGTACTGGCGAGCGTCAACGTACATGCAGCGAGCCAACCCAATGTGGTTGCCATCATGCTCGATGATGTGAGCCCAACGGATCTGTCTGCCTACCACCGTGGTTTAGGCGCGGTGGATACGCCGAACATTGATCGAATTGCCGAACGCGGCATGATGGTCAGTGATTACTACGCACAAGGTAGCTCTACTGCAGGGCGATCTGCCTTTATCACGGGTCAGTATCCTTTCCGAACAGGCTTAACGTCTGTCGGTCAGCCGGGCTCTTCGCTTGGCCTTCAAAAAGAAGATCCAACTCTAGCTGAAATGCTGAAAGACAAAGGTTATGCGACCGTACATGTCGGTAAAAGTCACTTAGGCGACAACAATAGCCACCTTCCAACAGTGCACGGCTTTGATGAATTCTTCGGTTTCCTTTATCACCTTAACGTGATGGAAATGCCAGAACAGCCAGAGTTTCCTAAAGACCCGAATTTCAGAAGTCGCCCTCGTAATGTGCTTCACACTGTGGCAACCGATACGGTGGATATGAAAGAAGATCCAAGGTTTGGTGTTGTCGGTAAACAGACCATTGAAGACAAAGGCACGCTCGGTGCTAAACGCATGCAGACCATTGACGGCGAATTTTTGGAGTTTGCTACGGGCTGGCTTGATAAGCATGAAGCAGAGAAAGACGAACAACCTTACTTTATGTGGTACAACCCGACGCGTATGCACCAAAAAACACACGTGCGTCCTGAGTATCAAGGCGCGAGCCAAATCAACACCTACTACGATGGCTTGATCGAACTTGATGACCAGATCGGTGTGCTGCTCGACAAGCTTGAAGACTTGGGCGAAATCGACAACACCATCATTCTCTTCACATCTGACAATGGCGTAAACCTAGATCACTGGCCTGATTCTGGCTCTGCATCATTCAGAGGACAAAAAGGCACGACATGGGATGGCGGTTTCCGTGTGCCTATGCTGGTCAGCTGGCCGGATAAAATCCCTCAAGGTGAATACACCGATGGCTTCATGACCTCAGAAGACTGGGTGCCAACCATTATGGCTGCAGTGGGTGAAGGCGACATTAAGCAAGAACTGCTTGATGGAAAAGAGTTAAACGGCGAGCGTTATCAAGTTCACTTGGATGGTTATAACCAACTGGACATGTTGACTAAAGGCGAGCCGAGTCAGCGTCATGAGTTTTTCTTCTACAACGAGCAAGATTTGAATGCGTTCCGAGTGGATGATTGGAAAGTGCATCTAAAAACCAAAACGGAGTGGATTGCACCTCCTGAAGAGTGGCCACTAGGGATGCTCATTAACATCAAAGCTGATCCTTACGAGCGTAGCCCTGATACTCGCGGTTGGTTCTTATGGATGAAAGAGAAGTCTTGGGTATTACCAAAGCTGCAAAAATCAGCGGCGGAATATCAGAAGTCACTCAAAGCGTTTCCACCAAGACAGAAAGCCGGTGGTATTGGTATGGCAGACAAATCAGTGGTTGCTGACTAA
- a CDS encoding DUF1254 domain-containing protein has protein sequence MMKKNRLAAALACAFMVALPSPVLASQSVDATSATMATKTAMAIKTETLPVEMASLASLKKDNQLLAQLAYEYAYSIDEAYKYFYKTVVEQDYPLNRFQNIRILADDTYTAHPTINNDTLHLMGWMDLAAEPVIITIPDHDENRYWLFHTMNMQHFTDSAFGSPQRGTKGGSFMYAVEGWKGEVPASVDQVIYVEHPLVKMMGRIMDLGGDDSATAQKLMDQWNIRTLSEYLGQKGPDPVVREYPDPEDSNWVERTNFILSEGAMKAHDQKLLELFKYTGLGDFELGKANHPFTTEQLRMIESGQKDGLERIINAGFDDSRDVLGTRDEMAKVPSFQHAYGTLMGQWGLPAKHTMYSGDFFDSEGDALDGGKYDYTVTFDAPPLEQGGFWSYTAYSGETRLMEKNELNRHSRGDRTLTPNDDGSYTIYMSSDVKGHEDDPNFLPIPDHQWYSVLRMYTPGEEVITDKWKSTPFTKVKKSTIK, from the coding sequence ATGATGAAAAAAAATAGACTTGCGGCAGCACTGGCTTGTGCTTTCATGGTTGCACTTCCGTCGCCGGTACTAGCTAGCCAATCCGTGGACGCGACGAGCGCAACTATGGCAACAAAAACAGCAATGGCGATAAAAACGGAAACTCTACCCGTTGAGATGGCGAGTTTAGCGTCGCTCAAAAAGGATAATCAGCTATTGGCACAACTTGCCTACGAGTACGCGTACTCAATAGATGAAGCCTACAAATACTTTTACAAAACCGTCGTTGAGCAAGACTACCCTTTGAATCGATTCCAAAATATTCGAATACTTGCTGACGACACTTACACTGCGCATCCGACGATTAACAATGACACGTTACACTTGATGGGGTGGATGGACCTAGCAGCAGAGCCGGTCATCATTACGATTCCAGACCATGATGAAAATCGATATTGGTTGTTCCATACCATGAATATGCAGCACTTTACTGACTCGGCTTTTGGCTCTCCACAGCGAGGCACAAAAGGCGGCAGTTTCATGTATGCAGTTGAAGGATGGAAAGGTGAAGTGCCTGCGAGTGTCGACCAAGTCATCTATGTCGAGCATCCGTTGGTCAAGATGATGGGTCGAATCATGGACCTTGGTGGTGACGATTCTGCAACTGCTCAAAAGTTAATGGATCAATGGAATATTAGGACGTTGTCGGAATACTTAGGTCAGAAAGGGCCAGATCCTGTTGTACGCGAGTATCCCGATCCTGAAGACTCTAATTGGGTCGAGCGAACCAATTTCATTTTGTCTGAAGGAGCAATGAAGGCGCATGACCAAAAGTTGCTTGAACTGTTCAAGTATACTGGCTTGGGAGATTTTGAACTAGGCAAAGCCAATCATCCATTTACGACAGAGCAGCTTCGTATGATCGAGTCTGGTCAAAAAGATGGACTGGAGCGAATTATTAATGCGGGCTTTGATGATTCACGTGACGTATTGGGCACTCGCGATGAAATGGCTAAGGTTCCAAGCTTTCAGCACGCCTACGGCACCTTAATGGGTCAATGGGGGCTGCCTGCAAAGCACACTATGTATAGCGGTGACTTCTTTGATAGTGAAGGTGATGCGCTCGATGGCGGAAAATATGATTACACGGTAACTTTCGATGCGCCACCGCTAGAGCAGGGTGGCTTTTGGTCATACACGGCTTACAGTGGTGAAACCCGATTGATGGAGAAAAACGAGTTAAACCGCCACTCCCGTGGAGACAGAACATTAACGCCCAATGATGATGGCAGTTACACCATTTACATGAGTAGTGATGTAAAAGGGCATGAAGATGATCCTAACTTCTTACCTATCCCCGATCATCAATGGTATTCAGTGTTACGTATGTACACGCCCGGTGAAGAGGTCATAACAGACAAATGGAAATCGACACCGTTTACCAAGGTCAAAAAATCCACGATAAAGTGA
- a CDS encoding NADH:flavin oxidoreductase/NADH oxidase family protein: MNPICLNDPFSLPNGQVIKNRLFKSAMSEQLGDKHHNPKQGLVTLYQRWAQGGIGLSMTGNVMVDRGALGEPKNVVLDEHSDLSVFREWAKAGTQNGSQIWMQLNHPGKQIPKFLCDSPVAPSAISLERGLEKGFNTPRALTETEIIAIIDKFALSAKLSKQAGFTGVQIHGAHGYLVSQFLSSRHNQRQDKWGGSLENRLRFVLEVYRAIRKEVGDDFPIGIKLNSADFMKGGFTEEESMQVVQTLSDNGIDLIEISGGTYESPSMMGSKNKAEPLKSSTVKREAYFMDYMVKARKLVSTPLVVTGGFRTAQAMNEALNTSATDFIGIARTMAVDPDFPNKLIENPNHGMPLTVPTTGKPALDKMAMVGLVWYEHQMWRIASGKNADPKLSALGVVAKTILSAGWHTFKKRRA; encoded by the coding sequence ATGAATCCAATCTGCCTCAACGACCCTTTTTCTCTTCCAAATGGCCAAGTAATCAAAAATCGCCTGTTCAAATCGGCAATGAGTGAACAGCTAGGTGATAAACATCATAACCCTAAGCAAGGTTTAGTCACGCTTTACCAGCGTTGGGCTCAAGGAGGAATTGGTCTATCCATGACGGGCAACGTGATGGTCGATAGAGGTGCGCTTGGTGAACCTAAAAACGTGGTGTTGGATGAGCACAGTGATTTAAGCGTATTTCGTGAGTGGGCGAAGGCTGGAACACAGAATGGTTCGCAGATATGGATGCAACTGAATCACCCAGGTAAGCAAATTCCTAAATTCTTATGCGATAGCCCGGTTGCCCCTTCAGCTATCTCTTTAGAGCGCGGATTAGAAAAAGGCTTCAATACGCCACGAGCTCTGACTGAGACGGAAATAATCGCAATCATTGATAAATTCGCGCTGAGTGCAAAGTTATCAAAACAAGCGGGTTTTACTGGTGTGCAGATTCACGGTGCTCATGGTTATCTTGTAAGTCAGTTTTTGTCTTCGAGACACAATCAACGTCAAGACAAATGGGGTGGATCACTCGAAAACAGACTTCGTTTCGTGCTTGAGGTTTATCGTGCGATTCGAAAAGAGGTCGGTGACGATTTCCCTATCGGGATTAAGCTCAACAGTGCTGACTTCATGAAAGGTGGCTTCACTGAAGAAGAGTCGATGCAGGTTGTGCAAACACTGAGTGATAACGGTATCGACCTGATTGAGATCTCCGGTGGCACCTATGAAAGCCCATCAATGATGGGGTCGAAAAACAAAGCCGAGCCATTGAAGTCCAGCACAGTAAAACGTGAAGCGTATTTTATGGATTACATGGTTAAGGCGAGAAAGCTCGTGAGCACGCCGCTGGTGGTCACGGGAGGTTTTCGAACCGCGCAAGCAATGAATGAAGCATTAAACACCTCGGCGACCGATTTTATTGGTATTGCGCGTACGATGGCGGTTGATCCAGACTTTCCTAATAAATTAATTGAAAATCCTAACCACGGTATGCCGCTAACGGTGCCAACCACAGGAAAACCTGCATTAGACAAGATGGCGATGGTCGGGCTGGTTTGGTATGAACATCAGATGTGGCGCATCGCTTCTGGCAAGAACGCCGACCCTAAACTAAGCGCATTAGGTGTGGTGGCAAAAACAATTCTCAGCGCCGGCTGGCACACTTTCAAGAAGCGCAGAGCGTAA
- a CDS encoding amidohydrolase, whose product MKTTYPPLLLSALIATLSYSVNATSSATTTIAYVNGNIYTGVAPDHNAKSLIIKDGIFTYVGDNALQSLKDPSQATVIDLKGSTVVPGLYDSHIHPIGAGEKLLFECNFPQSASLDEIFKTVEGCAQSIPEGNWIIGGSWSAETLQHANAETLKKLDKASQGRPVLLTDFSHHNVWANTAAMDKAGITAGYADTYGNLVITDNNKALTGFFLEQAGKPLQAVVPPRTDTDYKMAAQKAISELNKVGIIGVKDSYVFDKEYKAWKALDDEGSLTANVALSWGWPSDNNLTQEQKQQAFKKMAKPSSGHLNTMFAKMTLDGIPPTKTAAMLAPYNPVEQKILGTLNYSETLLATNLMWLDSNGYTTQVHAVGDRASRTMLNAVEKMRELQGNSGLRHEIAHACIVDPSDIARFSELNVVPNFSPIFWYPSPIQTGLEKILGKERATRNCEMKTLSENGSLPTGGSDWPVSPDVNPWKAMESMVTRQDPNGLSPDETLWPEQRVTIEQAIEMYTINGAMAQRIDKQSGSIEVGKSADMLVLSQNVFEAEPSEIGETEVITTVFEGKTIHNAQ is encoded by the coding sequence ATGAAGACGACTTACCCACCTTTGCTGCTTTCGGCACTTATCGCGACACTTTCCTACTCGGTTAACGCTACAAGTAGCGCTACAACCACCATTGCGTACGTCAATGGCAATATCTATACGGGAGTAGCGCCAGATCACAATGCAAAATCCCTGATCATTAAGGATGGTATTTTCACCTATGTGGGTGACAATGCACTACAAAGCCTTAAAGATCCTAGTCAAGCTACGGTCATCGACCTAAAGGGCAGCACCGTTGTTCCCGGCCTATACGATAGTCATATTCATCCTATTGGAGCGGGTGAGAAACTGCTGTTTGAATGCAACTTCCCACAATCGGCCTCTCTTGATGAGATCTTTAAGACCGTTGAAGGATGTGCTCAAAGTATTCCAGAAGGGAACTGGATAATCGGCGGTAGTTGGAGTGCAGAGACACTACAACACGCGAATGCCGAAACTTTAAAAAAATTGGATAAGGCATCTCAAGGGCGACCGGTATTGCTCACTGATTTCAGTCACCACAATGTGTGGGCGAACACTGCAGCAATGGACAAGGCCGGTATCACTGCAGGCTATGCGGATACCTATGGTAACCTTGTAATTACAGACAACAACAAAGCATTAACTGGATTCTTTCTTGAGCAAGCAGGTAAGCCACTGCAAGCCGTTGTGCCACCTCGCACCGACACTGACTATAAAATGGCCGCTCAAAAGGCAATCTCTGAGTTAAACAAAGTTGGTATTATTGGCGTTAAAGATTCATATGTTTTTGACAAGGAATACAAGGCCTGGAAAGCTCTAGATGACGAAGGCTCGCTCACAGCAAACGTCGCACTCTCTTGGGGTTGGCCGAGTGACAACAACCTCACCCAAGAGCAAAAACAGCAAGCGTTTAAAAAGATGGCGAAACCTAGCTCTGGCCACCTCAATACTATGTTTGCCAAGATGACGCTCGATGGCATCCCACCGACCAAAACAGCAGCGATGTTGGCACCCTACAACCCTGTAGAACAAAAAATTCTCGGCACACTCAACTACTCAGAAACATTACTGGCCACTAACCTGATGTGGTTAGACAGTAACGGCTACACCACCCAAGTACACGCAGTCGGTGACCGAGCAAGCAGAACGATGCTCAATGCCGTGGAAAAAATGCGTGAGCTACAAGGAAATTCTGGTCTAAGGCATGAAATTGCTCATGCGTGTATTGTCGACCCTAGCGATATAGCTCGATTTTCAGAGCTCAATGTTGTGCCCAACTTCTCGCCAATTTTCTGGTATCCAAGCCCAATTCAAACCGGCTTAGAGAAAATATTAGGCAAAGAACGCGCAACACGAAACTGTGAAATGAAGACACTCTCAGAGAACGGCTCTTTACCAACTGGAGGTTCTGATTGGCCAGTTTCACCAGACGTAAACCCTTGGAAAGCAATGGAATCGATGGTGACTCGTCAGGATCCAAATGGTTTAAGCCCTGATGAAACACTTTGGCCAGAACAACGTGTCACTATCGAGCAAGCTATAGAAATGTATACCATCAATGGGGCAATGGCTCAGCGCATTGATAAACAAAGTGGCTCAATTGAAGTCGGAAAGTCAGCAGATATGCTGGTGTTAAGCCAGAACGTGTTTGAGGCAGAGCCTTCTGAGATTGGAGAAACCGAAGTCATAACAACAGTATTCGAAGGCAAAACGATACACAACGCTCAATAG